Proteins encoded by one window of Flavobacterium sp. N502540:
- a CDS encoding non-ribosomal peptide synthetase, which translates to MKKLIDKLQGEGILLEIIDNKLKVFAEKSTIDNSLIEEIKKHKEELTLFLLNNQNLQASKPALPEILKTADLEDYPLSSSQYRMWVLSQMEESSKAYNVPALYTFEGNLNVKTLERAFQLIIERHEILRTRFVNKENTVVQKIVPAEEIKFQVEEIDLRNQTTSAEELINKEMPYSFDLEKELLLKSIVYQIEDQKWIFFFMIHHIISDGWSMGVLINELLENYTALEKGENVAKESLAIQYKEYAVWQQKLLSDDYFAAHKEYWLSQISGEIPKIQLPFSKTRPILKTYNGDTVYRTIRKEVSTKFKKVCLDNESTLFMGLLATLKIVLYKYTSQTDLIVGSPIAGRELQVLHNQLGLYLNTIALRGVVNAKDSFESFLKNIKESTLRAYNYQSYPFDKLIEEAQLETDLSRNPLFDIFLILQNNENTNVKSIGDQLTVQALETENKTSKFDLLFNFVEVDENLELSIVYNTDLYDTFFIEQITAHFEHLLNLVSNTPSEIIENLSLVTEIEKKKLVLDFNATQFDNQVCAPLNVLFEEQVEKLANHTALRFKEKEFTFQELNEKVNQLAHYLRQEKNIKQGDFVIVKLPRSEQMIIALMAIIKAGGAYIPVEPQYPEERINFIIADSQCKFLIDEETLENISEQLASLSKSNPENHNKVTDLAYVLYTSGSTGNPKGCMITHEGVTNRIDWMWNEYNYSLEDVILQKTTFTFDVSVWEIFMPLCWGTKMVLCEQEDISEPHRILNLIQNNGVTSLHFVPSMLNTFIASVANTEQLGNKLSSLRAVITSGEALTPLTVKEWYSKVSAAPIYNLYGPTEASIDVTYFNTAQGNEVIPIGKPIWNTQIYILSESDAVQPIGVAGEICIAGKGLALGYLNNPELTHQKFVPNPFQPGAKMYRTGDLGMWSPDGNVEYLGRKDFQVKIRGFRIELEEIEEALNQHPQIQTAVVLDHTNENSADKYLTGYIVANGELVKEELNLWLGTKLPTYMIPSNFIVVDEIPLTNSGKADRNKLRHSNGLSLKTTVAYVAAQSELEQKLVVIWEGILNQTKIGILEDFFTLGGHSLSATHLANSINREFNVKINLRDVFENRNIQSLAKKIAGSNTTVYQEIKKAPESTSYLLSSGQRRLWLLSHLDDASIALNMYKTFTFTGVLDISVFAAAFLAILKRHESLRTVFRLDENGIVKQYIKAFNDSLLNLTIEDFRPNQYSQEVIDAKINQEIDKPFNLEEDSLLRLKLYQIKDDQWMFSFVMHHIISDGLSMNILTKEFVSNYQNLSQGKAITASDLKIQYKDYAQWQTEQFQSEEYKNQLQHWLKKFEGEVPVLDFPTDKSRAAINAYDGDSVDFTIERETFSKFKNFCESHSITVFTGLLSLVKTLLYKYTHQQDITVGTPIGGRIHTDLEDQIGLYINTVPLRTVFNENHDFVSLLHQVEQSVIDAQENQMVAFDELVLNLDLQLSRNRHPLFDVWFVLRDNSIEADKQALEIDHLQIAEYDDVTLKKCLFDLVFNFIESEGQLEGKIEYKSGLYVRETIVRLISNLKVLLHEVLVNSDQSLSGLSFLNAEEENLILNVFNDTARDYSAQPDTLIGLFQKQVLETPEQTALVFEDKKITYQELDEVSNKLGNYLKKKYGIKANEFVGVKLDRSEWNVISLLGVLKSGGVYVPIDIAYPEERIDYIIENSDCKLVIDSDEIYDFRSMEKLYSSVMEQSNSSADDLAYLIYTSGSTGLPKGVSIKQAAISNTILSQIEIFGNENKEKALQLASFSFDASISEIFTVLASGGELHIITDEVKKDTEELENYIGEHAIHFATISPSYLKLLQLDKIKSLKKLVTAGEAAPTEEVKKYLTYGGTCFNAYGPTETSICATIYKVNENQLQELSNVPIGFPIANTKIYILGTNEKLLPLGAIGEIYVSGAGLAEGYLNKPELTSQKFIDNPFAEGEKLYKTGDLGKWLPNGTIEYAGRNDDQVKVRGFRIELGEIETVIKEHEAIEDAVVVVKEDSLGIKETVAFFVLKTDSVSDNDDIKEFLEDKLPEYMIPSHFISLNEFPLTLNGKTDKKKLLQNKSLTENVSRNYLAPRDETESKLAALWEEVLEIDKVGVLDDFFKIGGHSLKATYLITRIKAEFNTKLDLISIFNNAILEEMAAEIKKAQLVNAEVVITDDFENISL; encoded by the coding sequence ATGAAAAAATTAATTGATAAACTACAGGGAGAAGGAATTTTACTTGAAATAATTGACAATAAACTGAAGGTTTTTGCCGAAAAATCTACTATTGATAATAGTTTAATTGAAGAAATAAAAAAGCACAAAGAAGAATTGACTCTTTTTTTGCTGAACAATCAAAACCTGCAAGCATCAAAACCTGCATTACCTGAAATACTAAAAACAGCCGATTTAGAAGATTATCCATTATCTTCTTCACAATATAGGATGTGGGTTTTAAGTCAAATGGAAGAATCCAGTAAAGCCTATAATGTTCCGGCTTTATACACTTTTGAAGGGAATCTGAATGTAAAGACATTAGAGCGTGCTTTTCAGTTGATTATAGAACGTCATGAAATTCTGAGAACCAGGTTTGTCAATAAGGAGAATACCGTTGTACAAAAAATAGTCCCTGCCGAAGAAATAAAATTTCAGGTAGAAGAAATAGATCTGAGAAATCAAACAACAAGCGCAGAAGAACTCATCAACAAAGAAATGCCCTATTCTTTTGATTTAGAAAAAGAGCTGCTGCTAAAAAGTATCGTTTATCAAATAGAAGATCAAAAGTGGATATTCTTCTTTATGATTCATCACATCATCAGCGACGGCTGGTCGATGGGAGTACTTATAAATGAATTATTAGAAAACTACACGGCATTAGAAAAAGGAGAAAATGTGGCTAAAGAATCTTTAGCGATACAATACAAAGAATACGCAGTTTGGCAGCAAAAATTATTGAGCGATGATTATTTTGCAGCACACAAAGAATACTGGCTGTCACAGATTTCAGGTGAAATCCCTAAAATCCAACTTCCTTTCAGTAAAACAAGACCGATTTTAAAAACCTATAACGGTGATACTGTTTACAGAACGATACGTAAAGAAGTAAGCACGAAGTTCAAGAAAGTTTGTCTGGACAACGAGAGTACTTTGTTCATGGGATTGCTGGCCACTTTAAAAATAGTGCTTTACAAATATACCAGTCAGACAGATTTAATTGTGGGTTCGCCAATAGCCGGGCGTGAGTTACAGGTACTTCACAATCAGTTGGGGCTGTATTTAAATACCATTGCTTTAAGAGGAGTGGTTAATGCGAAAGACAGTTTCGAATCTTTCCTTAAGAACATTAAAGAAAGCACTCTAAGAGCTTATAACTACCAATCGTATCCTTTTGATAAACTGATAGAAGAAGCACAGCTGGAAACCGATTTAAGCAGAAATCCATTGTTTGATATCTTCCTGATTTTACAAAACAACGAAAATACAAACGTAAAAAGTATCGGAGATCAACTAACCGTTCAGGCTTTAGAAACAGAAAACAAAACCAGTAAGTTTGATTTGCTTTTCAATTTTGTTGAGGTAGATGAAAATTTAGAATTGAGTATTGTTTATAATACCGATTTGTATGACACTTTTTTTATAGAACAAATCACAGCACATTTTGAGCATTTATTAAACTTAGTAAGTAACACTCCGTCAGAAATAATAGAGAACCTTTCTCTGGTAACTGAGATTGAAAAGAAAAAACTGGTTTTAGATTTCAATGCTACACAATTCGACAATCAGGTTTGTGCTCCGTTGAATGTTTTATTCGAAGAACAAGTGGAGAAATTAGCCAACCACACAGCACTTCGTTTCAAAGAGAAAGAATTTACCTTTCAGGAACTCAATGAAAAAGTGAATCAGCTGGCTCATTATTTACGTCAGGAAAAAAACATCAAACAAGGGGATTTCGTAATCGTAAAACTTCCAAGAAGCGAACAAATGATTATCGCCCTTATGGCCATCATAAAAGCCGGAGGAGCTTATATTCCGGTAGAACCGCAATATCCCGAAGAAAGAATCAATTTCATTATAGCCGACAGTCAGTGCAAATTTTTAATTGATGAGGAAACTTTAGAAAATATCTCAGAACAATTGGCTTCTTTGTCTAAAAGCAATCCTGAAAATCACAATAAAGTTACCGATCTGGCTTATGTACTCTATACCTCCGGATCAACCGGAAATCCGAAAGGCTGTATGATTACTCATGAAGGAGTGACCAACAGAATTGACTGGATGTGGAATGAATACAACTATTCTTTGGAGGATGTTATTCTGCAAAAAACCACTTTTACTTTTGATGTTTCGGTATGGGAAATTTTTATGCCTTTATGCTGGGGAACCAAGATGGTACTTTGCGAACAGGAAGACATTTCAGAACCACATCGCATTTTGAATTTGATCCAAAACAATGGCGTAACCAGTCTGCATTTTGTGCCAAGTATGCTCAACACCTTTATTGCTTCAGTCGCTAATACAGAACAATTAGGAAACAAATTGTCTAGTTTACGTGCCGTAATAACCAGTGGTGAAGCTTTAACACCATTGACAGTTAAGGAATGGTATAGTAAAGTATCGGCTGCACCCATTTATAATCTTTATGGTCCAACAGAAGCTTCGATAGACGTTACTTATTTTAATACAGCTCAAGGCAATGAAGTAATCCCGATTGGAAAACCAATCTGGAACACGCAGATTTATATTTTAAGCGAGTCAGATGCTGTTCAGCCTATTGGCGTGGCGGGAGAAATTTGCATTGCCGGAAAAGGACTGGCCCTTGGTTATCTAAACAATCCGGAGTTGACTCATCAGAAGTTTGTACCGAATCCGTTTCAACCAGGAGCGAAAATGTACCGAACCGGAGATCTGGGCATGTGGTCGCCTGATGGGAATGTAGAATATTTAGGAAGAAAAGATTTTCAGGTAAAAATCAGAGGATTCAGAATAGAGCTGGAAGAAATAGAAGAGGCATTAAACCAACATCCACAAATACAAACGGCTGTGGTTTTAGACCATACCAATGAAAACAGCGCAGATAAATATCTGACAGGGTATATTGTAGCAAATGGTGAATTGGTGAAGGAAGAACTCAACTTATGGCTGGGAACTAAACTTCCTACTTATATGATTCCGTCTAATTTTATCGTAGTAGACGAAATTCCGTTAACTAATAGCGGTAAAGCAGACCGAAATAAACTGCGTCACAGCAACGGACTAAGTCTAAAAACAACTGTTGCTTATGTTGCCGCACAAAGTGAACTGGAGCAAAAACTGGTAGTAATTTGGGAAGGAATATTAAATCAGACCAAGATTGGGATACTCGAAGATTTTTTTACACTGGGCGGTCACAGTTTGAGTGCTACACATTTAGCGAATAGCATCAACAGAGAATTCAATGTAAAAATCAATCTGAGAGATGTTTTTGAAAACAGAAACATTCAAAGTCTGGCCAAAAAAATAGCCGGGTCGAATACGACTGTTTATCAGGAAATTAAAAAAGCTCCGGAAAGCACCAGTTACCTGCTTTCGTCAGGGCAAAGAAGATTATGGCTGTTGTCGCATCTGGACGATGCAAGTATAGCGCTCAACATGTACAAGACCTTTACGTTCACCGGTGTACTCGACATTTCGGTATTTGCAGCAGCTTTTTTGGCCATTCTGAAAAGACACGAAAGTCTGCGAACGGTATTCAGACTGGACGAAAATGGTATCGTGAAGCAATACATTAAAGCCTTTAATGACAGTTTACTGAATTTAACGATTGAAGATTTCAGACCAAATCAATATTCTCAGGAGGTTATTGATGCCAAAATCAATCAGGAAATTGACAAACCTTTTAATCTGGAAGAAGATTCTTTGCTGCGATTGAAATTGTATCAGATCAAAGACGATCAGTGGATGTTTTCTTTTGTAATGCATCATATCATCAGTGATGGATTGTCTATGAATATTTTGACAAAAGAATTTGTTTCGAATTATCAAAATCTATCCCAAGGAAAAGCAATTACAGCTTCTGATCTAAAAATTCAGTATAAAGATTATGCGCAATGGCAAACCGAGCAGTTTCAGTCGGAGGAATATAAAAATCAGCTGCAGCATTGGTTAAAAAAGTTTGAGGGAGAAGTTCCGGTATTAGACTTTCCAACAGATAAATCAAGAGCGGCAATCAATGCGTATGATGGAGATTCTGTTGATTTTACCATTGAAAGAGAGACTTTTTCAAAATTTAAAAACTTTTGTGAGAGCCACTCGATTACCGTTTTTACTGGACTTTTATCATTGGTTAAAACTTTATTATACAAATATACCCACCAACAGGATATTACCGTTGGAACACCTATCGGAGGCAGAATACATACCGATTTAGAAGACCAGATCGGGCTTTACATCAACACTGTTCCTTTGCGAACGGTATTCAATGAAAATCATGATTTTGTAAGCTTATTGCATCAGGTAGAACAAAGTGTTATCGATGCACAGGAAAATCAAATGGTCGCTTTTGATGAACTCGTTCTCAATTTAGATCTTCAGTTGAGCCGTAACCGACATCCATTGTTTGACGTTTGGTTTGTACTGAGAGACAATTCGATAGAAGCCGATAAACAAGCACTCGAAATAGATCATCTGCAAATCGCAGAATACGATGATGTAACTCTGAAAAAATGCCTGTTCGATTTAGTATTCAACTTCATAGAAAGCGAGGGACAGTTAGAAGGTAAAATCGAGTACAAATCAGGATTATACGTTCGGGAGACCATTGTACGGTTAATCTCAAACTTAAAAGTACTGCTGCATGAGGTATTAGTAAACTCAGATCAAAGTTTATCAGGATTATCATTTCTAAATGCTGAGGAAGAAAATTTAATACTTAATGTCTTTAATGATACGGCAAGAGATTATAGCGCACAGCCCGACACCTTAATTGGTCTGTTTCAAAAGCAGGTATTAGAAACACCGGAGCAGACCGCACTGGTTTTTGAAGATAAAAAAATAACGTATCAGGAATTGGATGAGGTATCCAACAAACTGGGAAATTATTTAAAGAAAAAATACGGCATAAAGGCAAATGAATTTGTTGGTGTTAAATTAGACCGAAGCGAGTGGAATGTTATTTCATTGCTTGGGGTTCTAAAAAGCGGAGGAGTTTATGTACCCATTGACATTGCTTATCCGGAAGAGCGAATCGATTACATCATTGAAAACAGCGATTGTAAACTGGTTATCGATTCAGATGAAATTTATGATTTCAGATCGATGGAAAAGCTCTACAGCAGTGTTATGGAGCAATCGAATAGCAGTGCCGATGACCTGGCATATCTGATTTATACTTCCGGTTCAACCGGTCTTCCTAAAGGAGTTTCGATAAAACAGGCAGCCATTTCGAATACGATTTTATCTCAGATCGAAATTTTTGGGAATGAAAACAAAGAAAAAGCCCTTCAGTTGGCTTCGTTTTCATTTGATGCCTCGATTTCAGAAATCTTTACGGTTTTGGCTTCGGGCGGAGAACTACACATCATAACCGATGAGGTAAAAAAAGACACCGAAGAACTGGAAAATTACATCGGAGAACACGCAATTCATTTCGCAACCATTTCTCCTTCGTACCTAAAATTATTGCAGCTGGATAAAATTAAAAGTTTAAAAAAGCTGGTAACTGCAGGAGAAGCAGCTCCTACCGAAGAAGTAAAAAAATACCTGACTTATGGCGGTACCTGTTTTAATGCTTATGGTCCTACAGAAACCAGTATTTGTGCTACAATTTATAAAGTGAATGAAAATCAGCTACAGGAACTTTCTAATGTTCCGATCGGATTTCCAATCGCCAACACCAAAATTTACATCCTCGGAACCAATGAAAAACTACTTCCTCTTGGAGCCATTGGTGAAATTTATGTAAGCGGAGCCGGTTTAGCCGAAGGGTATTTGAACAAGCCAGAATTGACGAGTCAGAAGTTTATCGATAATCCATTTGCTGAAGGCGAAAAATTATACAAAACGGGTGATTTAGGAAAATGGCTCCCTAACGGTACGATCGAATATGCCGGACGAAATGACGATCAGGTAAAAGTGAGAGGATTTAGAATCGAACTGGGCGAAATAGAAACTGTTATCAAAGAACACGAAGCAATCGAAGATGCCGTAGTAGTGGTGAAAGAAGACAGTTTAGGAATTAAAGAAACGGTTGCCTTTTTTGTGCTAAAAACCGATTCGGTTTCAGATAACGATGATATTAAAGAATTCTTAGAAGACAAACTGCCGGAATATATGATTCCGTCTCACTTTATAAGTTTAAACGAATTTCCGCTGACCTTAAATGGAAAAACAGACAAAAAGAAACTGTTGCAGAACAAATCTTTAACTGAAAATGTTTCCCGAAACTATCTGGCACCCCGGGACGAAACAGAAAGTAAACTTGCTGCATTGTGGGAAGAAGTGCTGGAAATAGATAAAGTGGGAGTACTGGATGACTTTTTTAAAATTGGAGGTCACAGTTTAAAAGCCACTTATTTAATCACGAGAATAAAAGCGGAGTTTAACACAAAACTCGACCTGATTTCGATTTTCAATAATGCCATTTTAGAAGAAATGGCAGCCGAAATAAAAAAGGCACAGCTCGTGAATGCGGAAGTCGTGATTACAGATGATTTTGAAAATATCTCCCTATAA